A region of the Tissierellales bacterium genome:
TTTTCATGAACAATATTTAATGTATATGAAAAGATTAGTAAGGGGAGATTTAGGAAAATCCTATATAAATAATAAAAGTGTTGCCGAATCAATTAGAGAAAGGTTCCCAATTACATTAAAATTAGCTTTAATGTCTTTTATAATATCTACAGTAATAGGGTTAACTTTTGGGATAATCGCTGCAGTGAAGCAAAATTCTGCAATTGACAGAATTGTAAGAAGCATAACTTTATTAGGAGTATCTATGCCAGTAATATTTTTTGGCTTACTTATGATGTATATATTTGGAGTATGGCTTAAGATTCTACCAGTTTCTGGTATAGGGGATGGAAGTTTAAAATATTATATATTACCTTCCATAGTACTAGGTTTAAGCTCTGCTGCTTATCAAGCAAGGCTTACCCGTTCTTGTATGTTAGAAGTAATAAGGCAAGATTATATTAGAACTGCTAAATCTAAAGGACTATCACAGAAGATAATAATATATAAACATGCTTTAAGAAATGCTGCAATTCCTATTGTTACAGATTTAATAATGAGTATTGGATTTTTATTAACTGGTTCAGTACTAACAGAGTCTATTTTTGAATTACCAGGTATAGGCTCTTTTACAGTAAATGCTGTTATGAGAAGGGAAATTCCAGTAGCAATGGGATGTTTTATATTCCAATCTTTTATATTTGTATTTTTTAATTTATTGGTAGACATAGCCTATGGAATTATTAATCCAAGAATTAGATTCAATTAAGGGGGAAAACATATGGAAGCTACTAAAAATACGAAAATTACTAAAAATAAAACAAGGCCTACTACTCCTTGGTCTATAGCATTTAATAGATTGAAAAGAGATAAAAGTGCGATGGTTGGTTTATATATAGTAATTTTTTTAATTTTTGTTGCAATTTTCGCACCTATTATTTCACCCTATGATCCAATAGAAGATTTTGACTTGAAAAATGCACTAGAAGGACCAAGTAAGGATCATTGGTTTGGAACGGATTGGATGGGAAGAGATTTATTTAGCAGAGTAGTATATGGTTCTAGAATTTCCTTAACTGTTGGATTGTTTTCAAGGGTAGTTACTTTAGGAATAGGTATTCCTTTAGGAGCTTTAGCAGGTTATTATGGTGGAAAGGTTGATATGGTCATAATGCGAATTGCAGAGATAATGGATGCATTTCCAACTTTTCTATTTGCTATAGTTATATCAGTAGCTATAGGACCAGGATTATATACAGTGTTTTTTGCCTTAGGATTTGTAGGTTGGTCAGGTATGTGTAGAATGATTAGGGGACAAGTTTTAGCCTTAAGAGATGTGGAATTTGTAGAAGCTGCTAAGTCCTTAGGAGCTTCAGATGCAGAAATTATTTTTAAGGAAATCTTACCTAATTGTATGGCACCAGTAATTATATCAACAACTATGGGTATATCAGGGGCTATTATGTCAGAAGCAGGACTTTCTTTTTTAGGATTGGGGGCTCAACCACCTACGGCAACATGGGGTTCGATGATAGAATATGGAAGAAAATATTTTATTTCAGCTTCCCATTTAGTCATATTTCCAGGTATAGCTATTGCGTTAACAGTTTATGGGTTTAATTTATTTGGAGATGGATTAAGGGATGCTCTTGACCCAAGAATGGATGACT
Encoded here:
- a CDS encoding ABC transporter permease, whose protein sequence is MNSYFFKRIFALIPVLIGVSLITFSLMYFVPGDVVTDIVGERASEEIRQKAIEELGLDKPFHEQYLMYMKRLVRGDLGKSYINNKSVAESIRERFPITLKLALMSFIISTVIGLTFGIIAAVKQNSAIDRIVRSITLLGVSMPVIFFGLLMMYIFGVWLKILPVSGIGDGSLKYYILPSIVLGLSSAAYQARLTRSCMLEVIRQDYIRTAKSKGLSQKIIIYKHALRNAAIPIVTDLIMSIGFLLTGSVLTESIFELPGIGSFTVNAVMRREIPVAMGCFIFQSFIFVFFNLLVDIAYGIINPRIRFN
- a CDS encoding ABC transporter permease, coding for MEATKNTKITKNKTRPTTPWSIAFNRLKRDKSAMVGLYIVIFLIFVAIFAPIISPYDPIEDFDLKNALEGPSKDHWFGTDWMGRDLFSRVVYGSRISLTVGLFSRVVTLGIGIPLGALAGYYGGKVDMVIMRIAEIMDAFPTFLFAIVISVAIGPGLYTVFFALGFVGWSGMCRMIRGQVLALRDVEFVEAAKSLGASDAEIIFKEILPNCMAPVIISTTMGISGAIMSEAGLSFLGLGAQPPTATWGSMIEYGRKYFISASHLVIFPGIAIALTVYGFNLFGDGLRDALDPRMDD